A region from the Gallus gallus isolate bGalGal1 chromosome 25, bGalGal1.mat.broiler.GRCg7b, whole genome shotgun sequence genome encodes:
- the LOC107049500 gene encoding LOW QUALITY PROTEIN: peroxisomal biogenesis factor 19 (The sequence of the model RefSeq protein was modified relative to this genomic sequence to represent the inferred CDS: deleted 1 base in 1 codon), with translation MAAESGPDPELEELLESALDDFEKARPGPPAPPPTTPRSRRPQAAKKSPGAAAQESLFASQERFFQELFDGELASQASAEFERAMKELAEEEPHLVEQFQKLSEAAGRVGGDAASQQEFTSCLKETLSGLARNATDLQGSAASEEELAKAMEGLGLEEGGGEGGVLPVVQSVLQHLLSREVLYPSLKEITDKYPEWLQRHRAALPEEQYERYRAQHGVMGRICRHLEAERPEDSDGDRRARFEAVLELMQQLQELGHPPKELAGEAPPGLNLDLEGLTLPEATGEQCHVM, from the exons ATGGCGGCGGAGTCGGGGCCGGACccggagctggaggagctgctggaga GTGCCCTCGATGACTTCGAGaaggcccggcccggcccccccgcccccccccccaccaccccacgtTCCCGGAGACCCCAA GCCGCCAAGAAATCCCCCGGCGCCGCAGCGCAG gagtCGCTGTTCGCCTCGCAGGAGCGCTTCTTCCAGGAGCTGTTTGATGGGGAATTGGCCTCGCAGGCGTCCGCTGAGTTCGAGCGCGCCATGAAGGAGTTGGCCGAGGAGGAACCGCACCTCGTGGAGCAGTTCCAGAAGCTGTCGGAGGCGGCGGGGAGAGTGG GCGGTGACGCCGCGTCCCAGCAGGAGTTCACCTCATGCCTGAAGGAGACACTGAGCGGCCTGGCCCGGAATGCCACCGACCTGCAG GGCTCGGCGGCGTCGGAGGAGGAGCTGGCGAAGGCCAtggaggggctggggctggaggagggcggcggggagggcggCGTGCTGCCCGTGGTGCAGAGCgtgctgcagcacctgctgaGCCGCGAGGTGCTCTACCCCTCGCTGAAGGAGATCACCGATAAG TACCCCGAGTGGCTGCAGCGGCACCGGGCGGCGCTGCCGGAGGAGCAGTACGAGCGGTACCGGGCGCAGCACGGCGTCATGGGGCGCATCTGCCGGCACTTGGAGGCCGAGCGGCCCGAGGACAGCGACGGGGACAGGCGGGCGCGCTTCGAGGCCGTGCTGGAGCTGATGCAGCAG ctgcaggagctggggcaCCCCCCCAAGGAGCTGGCTGGAGAGGCG CCCCCCGGCCTCAACCTGGACCTGGAGGGGCTGACTCTGCCCGAGGCCACCGGCGAGCAGTGCCACGTGATGTGA
- the DCAF8 gene encoding DDB1- and CUL4-associated factor 8 isoform X2, translating to MSDKGNSMDGKTDIANGSLSSSPEEMSAEEGREISSGIEVEASDLSLSLTGDDVGPNRTSTESRDTDTESSGEEKDSDSMDDTGHYSINEETRTLDCSHSEEEEEEDEEEEQRSHRRAQRKRANHERDSSDDEQALEDWVSSETTALPQPRWQAIRALRDRELGSSPRFVYEACGARLFVQRFRLQHGLEGHTGCVNTLHFNQRGTWLASGSDDLKVVVWDWVRRRPVLEFESGHKSNVFQAKFLPNSGDSTLAMCARDGQVRVAELSATQCCRSTKRVAQHKGASHKLALEPDSPCTFLSAGEDAVVFTIDLRQDRPASKLVVTKEKEKKVGLYTIFVNPANTYQFAVGGRDQFVRIYDQRKIDENENNGVLKKFCPHHLVNSESKANITCLVYSHDGSELLASYNDEDIYLFNSSHSDGAEYIKRYKGHRNNATVKGVNFYGPKSEFVVSGSDCGHIFLWEKSSCQIVQFMEGDKGGVVNCLEPHPHLPVLATSGLDHDVKIWAPTAVTPTELTGLKEVIKKNKLERDEDSLHHTDMFDSHMLWFLMHHLRQRRHHRRRREPGAPEADSDESPSSSDSSDEEEEGPDRVQCMPS from the exons ATGTCCGAtaaagggaacagcatggaCGGAAAGACGGACATCGCGAACG GCAGCCTGTCCAGCAGCCCAGAGGAGATGTCAGCCGAGGAGGGCAGAGAAATTTCCTCCGGCATCGAGGTGGAGGCGTCCGACCTCAGCCTGAGCCTCACGGGAGACGACGTGGGGCCCAACCGCACCAGCACGGAGAGCCGCGACACCGACACCGAGAGCTCGGGGGAGGAGAAGGACTCTGACAGCATGGACGACACGGGCCACTACTCCATCAACGAGGAGACGCGCACCCTCGACTGCTCGCActcggaggaggaggaggaggaggacgaagAGGAGGAGCAGCGATCCCACCGCCGCGCTCAGCGCAAACGTGCCAACCACGAGCGAGACTCCTCGGACGACGAGCAGGCGCTGGAGGACTGGGTGTCCTCGGAGACCACGGCGCTGCCGCAGCCCCGCTGGCAGGCCATCCGCGCCCTGCGGGACAGGGAGCTGGGCTCCAGCCCCCGCTTCGTCTACGAGGCCTGCGGGGCCCGGCTCTTCGTGCAGCGCTTCCGCCTGCAGCACGGCCTGGAGGGCCACACGGGCTGCGTCAACACGCTGCACTTCAACCAGCGCGGCACGTGGCTGGCCAGCGGCAGCGACGACCTCAAAGTGGTGGTGTGGGACTGGGTGCGGAGGCGGCCGGTGCTGGAGTTCGAGAGCGGCCACAAGAGCAACGTCTTCCAG GCCAAGTTCCTCCCCAACAGTGGCGACTCCACGCTGGCCATGTGTGCTCGGGACGGGCAGGTGCGGGTGGCTGAGCTGTCGGCcacgcagtgctgcaggagcaccaaGCGCGTGGCACAGCACAAAGGAGCCTCACACAAG CTGGCCCTAGAACCGGATTCTCCATGCACTTTCCTATCAGCAGGTGAAGATGCTGTAGTCTTCACCATTGATCTGCGACAAGACCGGCCTGCCTC GAAACTGGTGGtgacaaaggaaaaggagaagaaggtgGGGCTGTACACCATCTTCGTGAACCCGGCCAACACCTACCAGTTTGCCGTGGGAGGCAGAGATCAGTTTGTGAG gATCTACGACCAGCGGAAGATTGACGAGAACGAGAACAACGGCGTGCTGAAGAAGTTCTGCCCCCACCACCTG GTAAACAGCGAGTCCAAAGCGAACATCACCTGCCTGGTGTACAGCCACGACGGCTCTG agctgctggccagTTACAACGATGAGGACATCTATCTCTTCAACTCCTCGCACAGCGACGGCGCTGAGTACATCAAGAGATACAAAGGGCACCGCAACAATGCCACCG TGAAAGGCGTCAATTTTTACGGCCCCAAAAGCGAATTCGTGGTGAGCGGCAGCGACTGCGGCCACATCTTCCTGTGGGAGAAGTCCTCCTGCCAGATCGTGCAGTTCATGGAGGGCGATAAGGGCGGCGTG gtgaACTGCCTGGAGCCGCACCCCCACCTCCCCGTGTTGGCCACCAGCGGCCTGGACCACGACGTGAAGATCTGGGCGCCCACAGCGGTGACCCCCACTGAGCTGACCGGCCTCAAAGAG GTGATCAAGAAGAACAAGCTGGAGCGGGACGAGGACAGCCTGCACCACACCGACATGTTTGACAGCCACATGCTGTGGTTCCTCATGCACCACCTCCGACAGAGGCGCCACCACCGG CGCCGACGGGAGCCCGGTGCGCCGGAGGCCGACTCGGATGAGTCCCCAAGCTCTTCTGACAGCTCtgacgaggaggaggagggtccGGACCGGGTGCAGTGTATGCCCTCCTGA
- the DCAF8 gene encoding DDB1- and CUL4-associated factor 8 isoform X1, with translation MSDKGNSMDGKTDIANGSLSSSPEEMSAEEGREISSGIEVEASDLSLSLTGDDVGPNRTSTESRDTDTESSGEEKDSDSMDDTGHYSINEETRTLDCSHSEEEEEEDEEEEQRSHRRAQRKRANHERDSSDDEQALEDWVSSETTALPQPRWQAIRALRDRELGSSPRFVYEACGARLFVQRFRLQHGLEGHTGCVNTLHFNQRGTWLASGSDDLKVVVWDWVRRRPVLEFESGHKSNVFQAKFLPNSGDSTLAMCARDGQVRVAELSATQCCRSTKRVAQHKGASHKLALEPDSPCTFLSAGEDAVVFTIDLRQDRPASKLVVTKEKEKKVGLYTIFVNPANTYQFAVGGRDQFVRIYDQRKIDENENNGVLKKFCPHHLVNSESKANITCLVYSHDGSELLASYNDEDIYLFNSSHSDGAEYIKRYKGHRNNATVKGVNFYGPKSEFVVSGSDCGHIFLWEKSSCQIVQFMEGDKGGVVNCLEPHPHLPVLATSGLDHDVKIWAPTAVTPTELTGLKEVIKKNKLERDEDSLHHTDMFDSHMLWFLMHHLRQRRHHRQRRREPGAPEADSDESPSSSDSSDEEEEGPDRVQCMPS, from the exons ATGTCCGAtaaagggaacagcatggaCGGAAAGACGGACATCGCGAACG GCAGCCTGTCCAGCAGCCCAGAGGAGATGTCAGCCGAGGAGGGCAGAGAAATTTCCTCCGGCATCGAGGTGGAGGCGTCCGACCTCAGCCTGAGCCTCACGGGAGACGACGTGGGGCCCAACCGCACCAGCACGGAGAGCCGCGACACCGACACCGAGAGCTCGGGGGAGGAGAAGGACTCTGACAGCATGGACGACACGGGCCACTACTCCATCAACGAGGAGACGCGCACCCTCGACTGCTCGCActcggaggaggaggaggaggaggacgaagAGGAGGAGCAGCGATCCCACCGCCGCGCTCAGCGCAAACGTGCCAACCACGAGCGAGACTCCTCGGACGACGAGCAGGCGCTGGAGGACTGGGTGTCCTCGGAGACCACGGCGCTGCCGCAGCCCCGCTGGCAGGCCATCCGCGCCCTGCGGGACAGGGAGCTGGGCTCCAGCCCCCGCTTCGTCTACGAGGCCTGCGGGGCCCGGCTCTTCGTGCAGCGCTTCCGCCTGCAGCACGGCCTGGAGGGCCACACGGGCTGCGTCAACACGCTGCACTTCAACCAGCGCGGCACGTGGCTGGCCAGCGGCAGCGACGACCTCAAAGTGGTGGTGTGGGACTGGGTGCGGAGGCGGCCGGTGCTGGAGTTCGAGAGCGGCCACAAGAGCAACGTCTTCCAG GCCAAGTTCCTCCCCAACAGTGGCGACTCCACGCTGGCCATGTGTGCTCGGGACGGGCAGGTGCGGGTGGCTGAGCTGTCGGCcacgcagtgctgcaggagcaccaaGCGCGTGGCACAGCACAAAGGAGCCTCACACAAG CTGGCCCTAGAACCGGATTCTCCATGCACTTTCCTATCAGCAGGTGAAGATGCTGTAGTCTTCACCATTGATCTGCGACAAGACCGGCCTGCCTC GAAACTGGTGGtgacaaaggaaaaggagaagaaggtgGGGCTGTACACCATCTTCGTGAACCCGGCCAACACCTACCAGTTTGCCGTGGGAGGCAGAGATCAGTTTGTGAG gATCTACGACCAGCGGAAGATTGACGAGAACGAGAACAACGGCGTGCTGAAGAAGTTCTGCCCCCACCACCTG GTAAACAGCGAGTCCAAAGCGAACATCACCTGCCTGGTGTACAGCCACGACGGCTCTG agctgctggccagTTACAACGATGAGGACATCTATCTCTTCAACTCCTCGCACAGCGACGGCGCTGAGTACATCAAGAGATACAAAGGGCACCGCAACAATGCCACCG TGAAAGGCGTCAATTTTTACGGCCCCAAAAGCGAATTCGTGGTGAGCGGCAGCGACTGCGGCCACATCTTCCTGTGGGAGAAGTCCTCCTGCCAGATCGTGCAGTTCATGGAGGGCGATAAGGGCGGCGTG gtgaACTGCCTGGAGCCGCACCCCCACCTCCCCGTGTTGGCCACCAGCGGCCTGGACCACGACGTGAAGATCTGGGCGCCCACAGCGGTGACCCCCACTGAGCTGACCGGCCTCAAAGAG GTGATCAAGAAGAACAAGCTGGAGCGGGACGAGGACAGCCTGCACCACACCGACATGTTTGACAGCCACATGCTGTGGTTCCTCATGCACCACCTCCGACAGAGGCGCCACCACCGG CAGCGCCGACGGGAGCCCGGTGCGCCGGAGGCCGACTCGGATGAGTCCCCAAGCTCTTCTGACAGCTCtgacgaggaggaggagggtccGGACCGGGTGCAGTGTATGCCCTCCTGA
- the LOC107049501 gene encoding astrocytic phosphoprotein PEA-15 isoform X1, whose amino-acid sequence MAEYRSLLEELAQNITAEDLEQLKSACKEDIPSGEGEAIATSQHWFAFLEKHSKLDKANLSYIEHIFEISRRPDLLTMVVQYRTQVLKISEEDEVDTKLTRIPSAKKYKDIIRQPSEEEIIKLAPPPKKA is encoded by the exons ATGGCCGAGTACCGCAgcctgctggaggagctggcgCAGAACATCACCGCGGAGGACCTGGAGCAGCTCAAATCCGCGTGCAAAGAGGACATCCCCAGCGGGGAGGGAGAGGCCATCGCCACCAGCCAGCATTGGTTCGCCTTCCTGGAGAAGCACAGCAAGCTGGACAAGG CCAACCTGTCGTACATTGAGCACATCTTTGAGATCTCGCGCCGCCCCGATCTGCTCACCATGGTGGTTCAGTACCGCACACAGGTGCTGAAGATCTCGGAGGAGGATGAGGTGGACACCAAACTCACCCGCATCCCCAGCGCCAAGAAGTACAAGG ACATCATCCGGCAGCCCTCAGAGGAGGAGATCATCAAGTTGGCCCCCCCACCCAAAAAAGCCTGA